A portion of the Scylla paramamosain isolate STU-SP2022 chromosome 32, ASM3559412v1, whole genome shotgun sequence genome contains these proteins:
- the LOC135089128 gene encoding alpha-sarcoglycan-like isoform X2 → MKKAAAMMLVVVVVLAAVSTTQALTTEAQSSQLFILPLTHHNFSFESAGVSYMPSLLNMPDLPSWLHYSYSPAVFTGFIYGVPPEGLQDFQVEVVARDTHTYETAHRVFRVDVQQQPRKPFEVGFKIKNMNVDELLVGHRWDRLYNVIHNDLWNKSAHDLTVTYLASATQHGDRLPASPDVKEGVYVTYGSSMPFSAALLELEKEVKPLWDHHPCPSYFKKASYERFFRQHNFAVDWCSFRLYNNSLQSERMRQNMIVEEEDLRSPVISALENEGRIHLMRRDEVEKRSYTFDVVHTILVPLVVMVVLLGLLTLAMCCHRTNMIPKGQDIQMVQYASFHRATEALRSLKGREHSPHPSTATTTTQVDTLTRSRTASPSSTLPRNSTLGSRRFEDYATLSRPDPPPYQRNGMTPTR, encoded by the exons ATGAAAAAGGCAGCAGCAAtgatgctggtagtggtggtggtgctggctgcTGTCTCCACCACGCAGGCCCTGACCACCGAGGCACAGTCCTCCCAGCTGTTCATTCTTCCTCTAACACACCATAACTTTAGCTTCGAATCTGCAG GAGTGTCCTACATGCCTAGCCTTCTGAACATGCCTGATCTGCCCAGCTGGCTTCACTACTCCTACTCCCCAGCTGTTTTCACTGGCTTCATCTATGGTGTGCCACCCGAGGGCCTGCAAGACTTCCAG gtggaggtggtggcacGGGACACTCACACATATGAGACAGCTCACCGAGTGTTCAGGGTGGATGTCCAGCAGCAGCCCC GGAAGCCATTTGAGGTGGGCTTCAAAATCAAGAACATGAATGTGGATGAGCTGCTGGTGGGCCACCGCTGGGACCGCCTCTACAATGTGATTCACAATGACCTGTGGAACAAGAGTGCGCATGACCTCACTGTGACCTACTTGGCCTCAGCAACCCAGCATGGTGATCGCCTTCCAGCCAGTCCTGATGTGAAGGAAGG GGTGTATGTCACCTATGGAAGCTCAATGCCCTTCTCTGCAGCCCTGCTGGAGctggagaaggaagtgaagccTCTTTGGGACCATCACCCATGCCCTTCCTACTTCAAGAAGGCTTCATATGAGAGATTCTTCCGCCAGCACAATTTTGCCGTTGACTGGTGCAGCTTCAGACTG TATAACAACTCCCTGCAGTCCGAGAGAATGAGACAGAACAtgattgtggaggaggaggatctcaGGTCTCCAGTGATCTCAGCCTTGGAGAATGAAGGGCGTATCCACCTGATGCGGAGAGATGAG GTGGAAAAGCGTTCTTATACCTTTGACGTGGTGCACACCATCCTTGTCcccttggtggtgatggtggtgctgctgggaCTTCTCACCCTGGCCATGTGCTGCCACCGAACCAACAT GATCCCAAAAGGCCAGGACATCCAGATGGTGCAGTACGCCAGCTTCCACCGCGCCACTGAGGCTTTGAGGTCTCTTAAGGGGCGGGAGCActcccctcatccctccacAGCCACGACCACTACCCAGGTGGACACTCTTACCCGCTCCCGCACTGCCAGTCCTTCTTCCACCCTTCCCAGGAACTCCACTCTTGG GAGCCGTCGTTTTGAGGACTATGCTACACTGAGCCGACCAGACCCTCCTCCTTACCAGCGCAA TGGTATGACACCAACTCGCTAA
- the LOC135089129 gene encoding ER membrane protein complex subunit 7 homolog has protein sequence MRSTVLPILAWVVGMVAVVYGEGEDDGGMGQERYRIEGRVMRPDSSLVSPAEWFANTKVFTNSGHYGFLKEDGTFIINNMPSGSYVVQVMNPTFMYEPVRVDINSKGKIRARAVNHIQPSNVVQMPHPLRMKSLGPYRYFMQREQWRLTDTLMNPMVLMTVLPLVLMMILPRLNDPETRKEMEQIQMPKMDTPELSEIMTSIFGGGSSSQGQCQSTQPKIRSRANKRKDKS, from the exons ATGAGATCCACCGTGCTACCCATATTGGCATGGGTGGTGGgcatggtggcggtggtgtacGGAGAGGGCGAGGATGATGGAGGAATGGGGCAGGAGAGGTACAGGATCGAGGGTCGCGTTATGAGGCCAGACTCCTCCCTAGTGAGCCCCGCTGAGTGGTTCGCCAACACTAAGGTTTTTACCAATAGCGGCCATTACGGCTTTCTCAA GGAGGATGGGActttcatcatcaacaacatgcCCTCAGGGTCATATGTGGTACAGGTCATGAACCCAACCTTCATGTATGAACCTGTGCGTGTTGACATCAACTCCAAGGGCAAGATCAGAGCCCGTGCTGTCAACCACATCCAGCCCTCCAATGTGgtgcag ATGCCCCACCCTCTGCGGATGAAGAGCCTGGGTCCGTACCGCTACTTTATGCAACGGGAGCAGTGGCGTCTCACGGACACACTGATgaaccctatggtgctaatgacTGTCCTGCCCCTGGTGCTTATGATGATCCTGCCACGCCTCAATGACCCAGAAACCCGCAAGGAGATGGAACAGATACAGATGCCAAAGATGGACACTCCAGAACTCTCTGAAATCATGACCTCAATCTTTGGTGGTGGCAGCTCAAGCCAAGGGCAGTGTCAGTCCACGCAACCCAAGATAAGGTCACGTGCCAATAAACGAAAGGATAAGTCATAG
- the LOC135089127 gene encoding probable glutamate receptor isoform X1, protein MWTVRSRVVLGLLAVLGISGRTVNLLSPSLREPHKVNSVGILIEELISGPLRNCNIFLLMDKHSRDWIPAQWSDAATTLIATQEDMALGRYPTHYLRGSNYVAILIFSKPPTTLLQNLALSDIWNPSFLLLINTNSSQFSSSVLNDGVVQRSRHVVLLQAFLKGATTSYTVFTTLPFRAGSSRTLIGIWDEIKNKLTTGLFVDRHPSMEGAVLRLGSWCDDYPFIYLRHNQCVGTNLDTLDLLAAKLNFSYKVQMETQDQKWGSLEDGRWTGMLGDLVYNEKHLVINLFLVNYERWQNFDITYPYYAEGFGFLAPLPFPVSQLQSLVYPFAGTMWLALIVCTLFTSLLSTVLSAFVLKQSDYSKHCMMVCSGVLRQAVLLKGRRWLAAWWLSCIIVTTAYTSNLIAFLTAPMYPTRIETVSELVQSPFRLLMQDYGNFVPGALKVSSDQSLAALGKKLDLLPVEVGYATCVSAVLNHTHVLGETYSYLRNLQIQHSAIRHSYLMKEQIYSGHMSWILPRNTPYTHKISRLLTILRETGFLNKLYADHFATSEHVNEVSIHVACSLPIHSFIFFNSAQLCSRITSESQLRISKS, encoded by the exons ATGTGGACAGTGCGGAGTAGAGTGGTACTGGGACTCCTGGCAGTACTTGGAATATCAGGAAGAACCGTTAACcttttgtctccctccctcagagAGCCCCACAAGGTCAATTCCGTTGGTATTCTTATCGAGGAACTCATTTCTGGTCCCCTGAGAAACTGCAACATCTTCCTTCTTATGGACAAACATTCCCGTGACTGGATACCTGCACAGTGGAGCGACGCGGCGACTACCTTGATTGCAACTCAAGAAGACATGGCATTGGGACGCTACCCGACACATTACTTGCGAGGTTCGAACTACGTagcaattcttatattttctaagcCGCCTACCACCCTCCTACAAAATCTAGCGTTGTCTGATATATGGAAtccatcctttcttttactGATCAATACGAACAGCTCGCAGTTCTCGTCGAGTGTTCTGAATGATGGCGTAGTGCAACGGTCCCGTCACGTGGTCTTGCTGCAGGCTTTCCTCAAAGGTGCCACCACCTCCTATACCGTATTCACCACCCTCCCTTTCCGTGCGGGGTCATCTCGTACTCTCATAGGCATCtgggatgaaataaagaataaattaacGACAGGCTTGTTCGTGGATCGCCACCCCAGCATGGAAGGTGCCGTGCTTCGTCTGGGCTCTTGGTGTGACgattatccatttatttacctCCGTCACAACCAGTGTGTCGGGACCAATTTGGACACTTTGGATCTATTAGCTGCCAAACTCAATTTCAGCTACAAGGTGCAGATGGAGACCCAGGATCAGAAATGGGGCTCGCTGGAGGATGGCCGTTGGACAGGCATGCTTGGGGATTTGGTGTACAATGAGAAGCACCTTGTCATCAACCTCTTCCTTGTAAACTACGAGCGATGGCAGAATTTCGACATCACATATCCTTATTATGCTGAAGGTTTTGGGTTTTTGGCTCCCCTGCCTTTCCCTGTCTCTCAGTTGCAGAGCCTTGTCTACCCCTTTGCCGGCACCATGTGGCTGGCCCTCATCGTCTGCACCCTCTTCACGTCTCTTCTGTCCACCGTCCTGTCCGCCTTTGTGTTGAAACAGAGTGATTATAGCAAACACTGCATGATG GTGTGCAGTGGTGTCCTGCGGCAGGCGGTGCTGCTGAAGGGCCGCCGGTGGCTGGCAGCCTGGTGGCTGTCCTGTATCATCGTCACCACTGCTTACACCAGCAATCtcattgccttcctcactgCACCTATGTACCCAACACGAATAGAAACCGTGTCTGAACTAGTTCAGTCTCCCTTCAG GTTACTGATGCAAGACTATGGAAACTTCGTCCCAGGTGCTCTTAAGGTGTCCAGTGACCAAAGTCTCGCGGCTCTGGGCAAGAAGCTGGACCTGCTGCCTGTGGAGGTGGGCTATGCGACCTGCGTCAGTGCCGTGCTCAACCACACCCACGTCCTGGGCGAGACTTACTCATATCTCCGCAACCTTCAGATACAGCACAGCGCCATTCGTCACTCCTATCTTATGAAGGAACAG ATCTATTCGGGCCACATGTCCTGGATCTTGCCAAGAAAcaccccctacacacacaaGATCTCGCGACTCCTTACCATATTGCGGGAGACAGGCTTTCTTAACAAGCTTTATGCTGATCACTTTGCAACCAGTGAGCATGTAAATGAGGTAAGCATACACGTTGCATGCAGTTTGCCgatacattcatttattttcttcaatagTGCTCAGCTGTGTTCACGCATTACTTCTGAATCCCAGCTACGCATCTCCAAAAGTTAA
- the LOC135089128 gene encoding alpha-sarcoglycan-like isoform X1, which yields MKKAAAMMLVVVVVLAAVSTTQALTTEAQSSQLFILPLTHHNFSFESAGVSYMPSLLNMPDLPSWLHYSYSPAVFTGFIYGVPPEGLQDFQVEVVARDTHTYETAHRVFRVDVQQQPRKPFEVGFKIKNMNVDELLVGHRWDRLYNVIHNDLWNKSAHDLTVTYLASATQHGDRLPASPDVKEGVYVTYGSSMPFSAALLELEKEVKPLWDHHPCPSYFKKASYERFFRQHNFAVDWCSFRLYNNSLQSERMRQNMIVEEEDLRSPVISALENEGRIHLMRRDEVEKRSYTFDVVHTILVPLVVMVVLLGLLTLAMCCHRTNMDQSSSDFFDELFDDFPRIPKGQDIQMVQYASFHRATEALRSLKGREHSPHPSTATTTTQVDTLTRSRTASPSSTLPRNSTLGSRRFEDYATLSRPDPPPYQRNGMTPTR from the exons ATGAAAAAGGCAGCAGCAAtgatgctggtagtggtggtggtgctggctgcTGTCTCCACCACGCAGGCCCTGACCACCGAGGCACAGTCCTCCCAGCTGTTCATTCTTCCTCTAACACACCATAACTTTAGCTTCGAATCTGCAG GAGTGTCCTACATGCCTAGCCTTCTGAACATGCCTGATCTGCCCAGCTGGCTTCACTACTCCTACTCCCCAGCTGTTTTCACTGGCTTCATCTATGGTGTGCCACCCGAGGGCCTGCAAGACTTCCAG gtggaggtggtggcacGGGACACTCACACATATGAGACAGCTCACCGAGTGTTCAGGGTGGATGTCCAGCAGCAGCCCC GGAAGCCATTTGAGGTGGGCTTCAAAATCAAGAACATGAATGTGGATGAGCTGCTGGTGGGCCACCGCTGGGACCGCCTCTACAATGTGATTCACAATGACCTGTGGAACAAGAGTGCGCATGACCTCACTGTGACCTACTTGGCCTCAGCAACCCAGCATGGTGATCGCCTTCCAGCCAGTCCTGATGTGAAGGAAGG GGTGTATGTCACCTATGGAAGCTCAATGCCCTTCTCTGCAGCCCTGCTGGAGctggagaaggaagtgaagccTCTTTGGGACCATCACCCATGCCCTTCCTACTTCAAGAAGGCTTCATATGAGAGATTCTTCCGCCAGCACAATTTTGCCGTTGACTGGTGCAGCTTCAGACTG TATAACAACTCCCTGCAGTCCGAGAGAATGAGACAGAACAtgattgtggaggaggaggatctcaGGTCTCCAGTGATCTCAGCCTTGGAGAATGAAGGGCGTATCCACCTGATGCGGAGAGATGAG GTGGAAAAGCGTTCTTATACCTTTGACGTGGTGCACACCATCCTTGTCcccttggtggtgatggtggtgctgctgggaCTTCTCACCCTGGCCATGTGCTGCCACCGAACCAACAT GGATCAAAGCTCCAGTGACTTTTTCGACGAACTATTTGATGATTTTCCGCG GATCCCAAAAGGCCAGGACATCCAGATGGTGCAGTACGCCAGCTTCCACCGCGCCACTGAGGCTTTGAGGTCTCTTAAGGGGCGGGAGCActcccctcatccctccacAGCCACGACCACTACCCAGGTGGACACTCTTACCCGCTCCCGCACTGCCAGTCCTTCTTCCACCCTTCCCAGGAACTCCACTCTTGG GAGCCGTCGTTTTGAGGACTATGCTACACTGAGCCGACCAGACCCTCCTCCTTACCAGCGCAA TGGTATGACACCAACTCGCTAA
- the LOC135089131 gene encoding ubiquitin-conjugating enzyme E2 G2, translating into MAGRALKRLMTEYKQLTLNPPEGIIAGPTNEENFFEWEALIVGPEGTCFECGVFPAKLIFPPDYPLSPPKMQFTCEMFHPNIYSDGRVCISILHAPGDDPMGYETSAERWSPVQSVEKILLSVVSMLAEPNDESSANVDAAKMWRDDRDQFNKIAERLVRKTLNLPHS; encoded by the exons ATGGCAGGACGGGCCCTCAAACGCCTCATGACGGAATATAAAC AGTTGACGTTGAATCCTCCAGAAGGCATCATTGCTGGACCCACCAATGAGGAAAACTTCTTTGAATGGGAAGCTCTTATTGT GGGGCCAGAAGGGACCTGCTTTGAATGTGGAGTGTTTCCTGCCAAGCTGATCTTCCCTCCAGACTACCCACTGTCACCACCCAAAATGCAGTTTACCTGTGAAATGTTTCATCCAAACA TCTACTCGGATGGACGAGTGTGCATATCCATCCTGCATGCTCCTGGTGATGACCCGATGGGTTATGAGACAAGTGCTGAGAGATGGAGTCCTGTGCAGAGTGTGGAGAAGATCCTGCTGTCTGTTGTCTCCATGCTTGCAG AGCCCAATGATGAGAGTAGTGCCAATGTGGATGCTGCCAAGATGTGGAGGGATGACCGGGATCAATTCAACAAGATCGCTGAAAGGCTGGTTCGCAAAACCCTCAACTTACCTCATTCATAG
- the LOC135089127 gene encoding uncharacterized protein LOC135089127 isoform X2: MWTVRSRVVLGLLAVLGISGRTVNLLSPSLREPHKVNSVGILIEELISGPLRNCNIFLLMDKHSRDWIPAQWSDAATTLIATQEDMALGRYPTHYLRGSNYVAILIFSKPPTTLLQNLALSDIWNPSFLLLINTNSSQFSSSVLNDGVVQRSRHVVLLQAFLKGATTSYTVFTTLPFRAGSSRTLIGIWDEIKNKLTTGLFVDRHPSMEGAVLRLGSWCDDYPFIYLRHNQCVGTNLDTLDLLAAKLNFSYKVQMETQDQKWGSLEDGRWTGMLGDLVYNEKHLVINLFLVNYERWQNFDITYPYYAEGFGFLAPLPFPVSQLQSLVYPFAGTMWLALIVCTLFTSLLSTVLSAFVLKQSDYSKHCMMVCSGVLRQAVLLKGRRWLAAWWLSCIIVTTAYTSNLIAFLTAPMYPTRIETVSELVQSPFRLLMQDYGNFVPGALKVSSDQSLAALGKKLDLLPVEVGYATCVSAVLNHTHVLGETYSYLRNLQIQHSAIRHSYLMKEQVASSCLH, translated from the exons ATGTGGACAGTGCGGAGTAGAGTGGTACTGGGACTCCTGGCAGTACTTGGAATATCAGGAAGAACCGTTAACcttttgtctccctccctcagagAGCCCCACAAGGTCAATTCCGTTGGTATTCTTATCGAGGAACTCATTTCTGGTCCCCTGAGAAACTGCAACATCTTCCTTCTTATGGACAAACATTCCCGTGACTGGATACCTGCACAGTGGAGCGACGCGGCGACTACCTTGATTGCAACTCAAGAAGACATGGCATTGGGACGCTACCCGACACATTACTTGCGAGGTTCGAACTACGTagcaattcttatattttctaagcCGCCTACCACCCTCCTACAAAATCTAGCGTTGTCTGATATATGGAAtccatcctttcttttactGATCAATACGAACAGCTCGCAGTTCTCGTCGAGTGTTCTGAATGATGGCGTAGTGCAACGGTCCCGTCACGTGGTCTTGCTGCAGGCTTTCCTCAAAGGTGCCACCACCTCCTATACCGTATTCACCACCCTCCCTTTCCGTGCGGGGTCATCTCGTACTCTCATAGGCATCtgggatgaaataaagaataaattaacGACAGGCTTGTTCGTGGATCGCCACCCCAGCATGGAAGGTGCCGTGCTTCGTCTGGGCTCTTGGTGTGACgattatccatttatttacctCCGTCACAACCAGTGTGTCGGGACCAATTTGGACACTTTGGATCTATTAGCTGCCAAACTCAATTTCAGCTACAAGGTGCAGATGGAGACCCAGGATCAGAAATGGGGCTCGCTGGAGGATGGCCGTTGGACAGGCATGCTTGGGGATTTGGTGTACAATGAGAAGCACCTTGTCATCAACCTCTTCCTTGTAAACTACGAGCGATGGCAGAATTTCGACATCACATATCCTTATTATGCTGAAGGTTTTGGGTTTTTGGCTCCCCTGCCTTTCCCTGTCTCTCAGTTGCAGAGCCTTGTCTACCCCTTTGCCGGCACCATGTGGCTGGCCCTCATCGTCTGCACCCTCTTCACGTCTCTTCTGTCCACCGTCCTGTCCGCCTTTGTGTTGAAACAGAGTGATTATAGCAAACACTGCATGATG GTGTGCAGTGGTGTCCTGCGGCAGGCGGTGCTGCTGAAGGGCCGCCGGTGGCTGGCAGCCTGGTGGCTGTCCTGTATCATCGTCACCACTGCTTACACCAGCAATCtcattgccttcctcactgCACCTATGTACCCAACACGAATAGAAACCGTGTCTGAACTAGTTCAGTCTCCCTTCAG GTTACTGATGCAAGACTATGGAAACTTCGTCCCAGGTGCTCTTAAGGTGTCCAGTGACCAAAGTCTCGCGGCTCTGGGCAAGAAGCTGGACCTGCTGCCTGTGGAGGTGGGCTATGCGACCTGCGTCAGTGCCGTGCTCAACCACACCCACGTCCTGGGCGAGACTTACTCATATCTCCGCAACCTTCAGATACAGCACAGCGCCATTCGTCACTCCTATCTTATGAAGGAACAGGTGGCGTCAAGCTGCCTTCACTAG